ATAGTTATTTAGCGATAATTTTAGTATTAcactaaaaaaataattttggtaTTACCTACCGAAACTAACTCAGCAACTCCTACCTCATTCACAATTATACTATTCTGCTTACTTCTTATAAACTTGGCAAATTTTCCTGTTCCCATCTTTTCAAAACTTCCCAAACTATTTTCTAAATCCAACCCAACCCCACTCACAAGCCCAGAAAGCACAATTCCATATAAACCCCGCATTATTACACAACCCACCAAAAACGCTTTACAtacaaatctgatttttgaaaTTTCAGCCATGGTTTTTAAATTGCTTGACTTCTTTTCTCTATGTCCTGATAGCTCAATGGGTCTTACTTATTTTATAGGATTTGAGGACTTTCATTTGCTGCCATTGGAGTTATTGGTGGACCACAATTTCATCGATTTGTTGGAGTATGGGTTGGCAGTCACGGGTGATCCTTTCGATGAATATTTTACTAAAGAAATCCGTAGTATTGAAAGTGTTTATTGTATCACTTGTGCGCTGGAGATCCAAGGTTATTGGAGCGCGTATATCTGTGGTGTGTGCGCATCCATAAGCTATCCAAGCGACATGTACATGTACATAGCAATGTGTAGTTTGTGATATCTACAAGGTATCCTTCATTCCAAGAGAACCACTGTGGTGATGTTAAGTATGGGATTCACATCACTTGGCTCCTccgaaatttttaaaatttcacttACCTTTATTGAATTGACATTTCTCGTAATATTTTAGCTATTTTGGAGgaaatacaagaaagataaaacttTTATTTCAATACTACCCTTATGTTATGTTACTTATGAAGTTTACAatgacaataaaaaataaaataatgttatatttttataagGTGTAAATTTCTTGACTTGAACTATTTATCTTTATTGTATtggaacaaaagcaaaatttacattttaaaaaattcacatGTGTGAAgagattattttagtttttagttcaATTTAAACTAAGTACATGatgtattaaaatatattttctaaaaaaatttcttgacttCCTAATTAATATCCATGAAAATTTTCAAGGTGTCATACTCAGCAAAATCCTTCTAAGTTACTGACTTTGACTAGATTTAATTTACCCACAATCTTTGCTTTCCCACCACGGCCTTGATATAAAGAAATATGGACAATTATTAGAtctcaatttatttttttaatctacacattttggttcaaaattttattttattttagtttttggtTAAATGGTTATTAAGAGCAAGGGTAATATTGCCAATTTGTGACTTTTCATAGGAATATTTAATCTTGTCAAAGTgataagggaggtaagtgagattttaaatACCTTAGGGGAGCTGAATGATATTATGAGAAACTTTAGGGGAGATTTCTAAAATAATCCCTGGTATTTAACTTTGAAATCCTGAGCAAGATTTTCCTGGGATTTCGTGATATACGTCCATAAAAAATTGATACATCCCACCTGGACACCTAAGTCCGGCTACATGCACAGAGGGCATATTTCCGCTTAGACGGCTAAAATACATTATTGCCACATAAGGAAAACGGCAGAACCAGACAAAAGACATGCATGACTGACCAAATTAACTTCAATTAGTCCTCGTCCATCTACCCCGTTAACTACATGGTGATAACAACGTTTGTTCCTGTTCATATTCAAACGTGGCTTTGGTAAGCAATTGATTGCATCCCATGTAAAAATATCGTACCGCTAGTATTCTACTTCTACTGTTGTTATATAAATTGGGTTGTAAAAGTTGGGAtgttcttgatttgctttgttGTAGCTTTTGAGGAAGTAATAGGTGCGGAGGGAGGAAGAGAAACAGAGGAGGGATTGAGATGGCCGCTGCTGTTGCAACTGATGTAGTGACTAGAAATGGCCATAGCTGCTGCAGTGAAAAGGGTCCAGGTTATGCTAGCCCGCTTGAGGCCATGTCTGGTCCCAGAGAGTGTCTTATTTATGTTACCTGTGTCTATACAGGTACTTGATCTCCTTTTCCCCTGACTTTGCTGTTTAATCAGTACTTTGACGacagcagttttttttttttttttttgaaaaattggattCAAGATTTTGTTGAGAACAATAATTATGTCTTCTTTCGTTTTTTGGTTTTTAATATTGAgtgattattgattttgctccaATATGTTTGCCTGTTGGATAGAAAAGTTTGGTTGCGGTTAGTTTTGTTTATTGATGAGATTTTGGGGTCAATGGAATCATGCTGATTGAATCTTGAATCTGGACTTTTTACCTTTTATTGTGGGGCAAACgggaaaattaatttttgagtaCCAAGAAGAAATTGAGCTACTGTAGAATGTTTGTGAATCTGTTGTTTGAATTGTTTTCTGGCCTCTAATTAAGCAATTTCTTACATGCCTTAATTCAGCATATATTGTGATAGCACAACGGCTTTCAGCAGTTTTATTGGACCATGTTTAAGGTTTTCCCCAGGAGTAGGGTAAGGTTTTGATGTGTCCAGTGTTTATTCAAACTAGCCGAAGCTGCGGAGAATGACCTTACAGAACAACCCTGTTAGAGCGGATATTTGCAGTTCTCTGATGAAAATTGTCCATATTCTGTTTGTTGGAGAACGGAATTGTCAATCTCCTGGGAAGAAGAATTTGTTTTCTGTATACATGATTCTACCCTATTAGTTGATCCATGTCGGCTATTTTGTGTCAGGCATTGTTAGTTAATACTTCATGTGGGATGTTTAtaggttttatttattctgACTTGTATGTGTGAGTTAAAGGGGTCTAATGGATCATATCAAAGCTTGCCAAGAAATCTTTCTGGAGCTTAGAGATTTCCATTGAATAACAGGAACAGGAAAGGAGAAGCCTGACTACTTGGCCACAGTCGATGTAGATCCAAGTTCACCAACTTACTCGAAAGTTATCCACAGGCTGCCTATGCCCTATGTGGGTGATGAACTACATCATTCAGGATGGAATGCCTGCAGCTCCTGCCATGGAGATCCATCAGCTACTCGGAGATTTCTTGTCTTGCCTTCGTTAATGTAAGGGATAACATCTTTAAAAACGCTTTTCAAATGATCACTATCATAGTCCATTGATATacataatcaaagctgaaaaaatACACTTGTCGTGGCTGTTGTCTAGAAATCACAGTTGGAACTTTGAAGGTGTTGAGAAAAACTGCTTTATCTTTTTCATGAGACTTCTCCTAAAGTGACATTGATGTTTTCAGCATGAAAACCATTTATATGAATGTTCTAAACTGGTAAATTCATAGTGATAAGAAACTTTAATAggtcataattttttttggatagCTATCAAGCAGAGTATCTGCTGAAGTTCATACGTTTGGTCCATATGATATGGTTGATAGAGTCAAAAGATGTTATGCATAATCACTACATCTGGAAATATTGGTGACCTGAAGCTGACAGAGTTAAAATTGATATTCAATGTCTGAAAATAGTATCGAAGTGAAGCTGAAACTCTATAAACTTTCTTTTTGCTGCATACAGCCATTTTCTTCTACATTTACTGCAAAATGctcattttttcaattttacttgCTATGAGTGATATCACCAAAAAAATTTTGTCAAGTTTTAACTCAATAGAAACTAGGTAATATCCCTATGCTTAGTTTGGGTACTCTTTCAGATCTGGACGCATATACGCTGTTGATACAAAGGAGGACCCGAAGGCTCCAGCTCTGCATAAGGTAGTTGAGCGTGAAGATATCATACAGAAGACTGGTTTAGCTTTTCCGCACACTGCCCATTGTCTTGCTTCTGGTGATATCATGGTGTCATGTCTTGGAGATAAAGATGGAAATGCCAAAGGAAACGGCTTTCTTTTGCTTGACTCAGAATTCAATGTGAAAGGAAGGTATTGTCATTCGTACTCTATGAGCATACTAGTTGTCTATTTAGTTAACGTGTTCACCCTAATCTTAAATTATAATTgcaatgctaaaaaaaaaaagcacaaatcCAGTCCAGTATTTTGCTTAGTTGTCTTCCTCTCTCCATGTGATTCTACTTTACCTGTAAGTTGGAGTTTCAAACTTTGACAACATGTTCTGCAACAAAAAAGTTAAGTTATTGGGAGTATGACAGAACATAATGAGACCACTCTTTCTGCCTGTCCTTGTAATAGGTGGGACAAACCTGGACATAGCCCGCTTTATGGTTATGATTTCTGGTACCAGCCAAGGCACAAAACCATGATCAGCACTTCGTGGGGAGCCCCAGCCGCTTTTACCAAAGGTTTCAACCTCCAGCATGTTGCAGATGGCCTTTATGGACGGCATTTGCATGTCTATAGCTGGCCTGATTGTGAATTAAAACAGACATTGGATCTTGGCAACACAGGACTCATACCATTGGAGGTGAGATGACATCTTCCATCAGATATTTTGTTGTCAATGATTTGACTAGCAAAAGGCACATCATATTTAGGAATGTATCCTTGCATTATTCTTTTAATCAGTAAATAGATTTGTATAATTTATTGGTCATTGATTCTGGTAAAACTTTACTTTTTTCAGATTAGGTTCCTGCATGATCCATCCAAAGATACCGGCTTTGTTGGTTGTGCCTTGACCAGTAACATggtacgatttttcaaaaacccaGATGACACATGGAGCCATGAGGTATGCCCAAATATCTATTGCTTTGGCCAGTCAAGGAAGATGGTAAATAAATTCACAATTGACTTATTGCTAAATGATCTTACAGGTATCAATATCAGTAAAACCAGTGAAGGTGCAGAATTGGATCCTTCCTGAAATGCCCGGTCTCATAACAGATTTTCTTATATCTCTTGATGATCGTTTCCTCTACTTGGCCAACTGGCTTCACGGTGATGTTCGCCAGTATAACATTGAGGACCCTAAAAACCCTAAGCTTACTGGGCAAATATGGGTTGGAGGTTTGTTTCGAAAGGGTAGACCTGTAGTTGCTGAAGCTGAAGATGGGACAACATATCAAGTTGATGTCCCAGAAATCCAGGTAAATTTTGATCTGTAGCTTTAATTAGAATTTCTGGTGATGTGAGTTTGCCATTCAAGTTTCACACACTTCAGCCCAAATAAAAGTGTCCATGTTACATCagatctttatttttttttaaatgttgttttactttttgtttcgtttttagatgaaaagattgactaaaattcttgattttgttTGTTAAAAAGGGGAACCAACTGAGAGGAGGGCCACAGATGATTCAGTTGAGTTTAGATGGAAAGCGGCTTTATGCAACCAACTCACTCTTCAGTGCTTGGGATCGCCAGTTTTACCCTGATCTTGTGGAGAAGGGAGGGCATATCATACAGATTGATGTTGACACAGAGAAAGGTGGTCTTACCATCAATCCCAACTTTTTTGTTGACTTTGGCGCTGAACCAGATGGTCCCTCCTTAGCACATGAGATGAGGTATCCTGGGGGTGACTGCACTTCCGATATATGGATATGAGCATCATAAAACATTTCTTGTAAACTAAAAAGAATATTGCAGGCATGGGATGCAACATTTCTTGTAAACTAAAAAGAATATTGCAGGCATGGGATGCAACATTATATGGATTTGATTATGTGCCTCAAATAAACTGCACAAACTGCACATGAGATGTGCCTTATATGGATTTCACAAAGTTAGGTTTTGCTGTTTCTTGCCTGATTGTACAAACTGCACAAACTAGtgagtgtttggatagcaaattttttcaaataatatttcgcttgcttcatatacatatttttcaatctattttttttatattcccaacaatctttttatttcaaataataaaaagtgttacaat
This region of Coffea arabica cultivar ET-39 chromosome 3c, Coffea Arabica ET-39 HiFi, whole genome shotgun sequence genomic DNA includes:
- the LOC113734529 gene encoding selenium-binding protein 1 yields the protein MAAAVATDVVTRNGHSCCSEKGPGYASPLEAMSGPRECLIYVTCVYTGTGKEKPDYLATVDVDPSSPTYSKVIHRLPMPYVGDELHHSGWNACSSCHGDPSATRRFLVLPSLISGRIYAVDTKEDPKAPALHKVVEREDIIQKTGLAFPHTAHCLASGDIMVSCLGDKDGNAKGNGFLLLDSEFNVKGRWDKPGHSPLYGYDFWYQPRHKTMISTSWGAPAAFTKGFNLQHVADGLYGRHLHVYSWPDCELKQTLDLGNTGLIPLEIRFLHDPSKDTGFVGCALTSNMVRFFKNPDDTWSHEVSISVKPVKVQNWILPEMPGLITDFLISLDDRFLYLANWLHGDVRQYNIEDPKNPKLTGQIWVGGLFRKGRPVVAEAEDGTTYQVDVPEIQGNQLRGGPQMIQLSLDGKRLYATNSLFSAWDRQFYPDLVEKGGHIIQIDVDTEKGGLTINPNFFVDFGAEPDGPSLAHEMRYPGGDCTSDIWI